The following proteins come from a genomic window of Denitromonas sp.:
- a CDS encoding DUF4400 domain-containing protein has translation MVIRAVAVVSLLILLVLVLYVPAAHPPERFLAQLRAEHEAAAAYWGSEPATRMLNRSLRMQETTAEISPIPAAKDAPAPAGVNGAVSREMSSVNQRLFNNAYFRAVDALLLLASHRFATLLEWLPELTVFVLAALVDGGFARLIKAKEFLQHDPEMFALYASLGIVSICATVISFVLPVTLHPLLLPCVPLVVGVLAGRAVGCFHRRG, from the coding sequence ATGGTAATCCGCGCCGTCGCCGTGGTATCGCTGCTAATCCTGCTGGTGCTCGTCCTGTATGTGCCCGCAGCGCATCCGCCGGAGCGCTTCCTGGCCCAACTGCGCGCCGAGCATGAGGCAGCGGCTGCATACTGGGGCAGCGAGCCGGCCACCCGCATGCTGAATCGGTCGCTGAGGATGCAGGAGACGACGGCTGAGATTAGCCCGATTCCTGCCGCGAAGGACGCGCCCGCGCCGGCGGGCGTGAATGGCGCCGTGTCCCGGGAGATGTCGTCGGTCAACCAGCGCCTCTTCAATAACGCCTACTTCCGCGCCGTCGACGCTCTGCTCCTGCTCGCCAGCCATCGGTTCGCCACGCTGCTCGAATGGCTGCCCGAGCTGACGGTGTTCGTCCTGGCCGCACTCGTTGACGGCGGGTTCGCGCGGCTCATCAAGGCCAAGGAGTTCCTGCAGCACGATCCGGAGATGTTCGCGCTGTACGCGAGCCTGGGGATCGTGTCGATCTGCGCGACGGTCATCAGCTTCGTGCTGCCGGTGACGCTGCATCCGTTGCTGTTGCCTTGTGTGCCGCTGGTAGTCGGGGTGCTGGCGGGACGGGCGGTGGGGTGCTTTCACCGACGCGGATAA
- a CDS encoding XRE family transcriptional regulator: protein MFNRTRFALARKRRGLTKRTLAGRVGVTERSISAYESGATQPEKETVSKIAQALAFPEAFFFADDVNELAPDVASFRAMTKMTAAQRDMALSSGAIALMLNDWLEERFSLPLPDVPDLGRPAAARGHSDEYSVRSSEGDDFPALGQEHDPEACAEALRKYWGMGELPIKNIITLLEAHGVRVYSLAIDAREVDAFSMWYDGKPFVFLNTNKTAERCRFDAAHELGHLVMHRHGAPHGQEAEREANAFASAFLMPRRSVLANAPRSATLPSLIGHKKYWTVSAAALNYRLHALGLTTAWTYRTLCIQLSEFGRTQEPDGAPFEASQVLSKVFAALREDGVTKFDVAKAINVTPEEINELTFGLMINVLQGGKHEGAASQPSKAKLRLVQ, encoded by the coding sequence ATGTTTAACCGCACTCGTTTTGCCTTGGCGCGCAAGCGCCGAGGTCTCACTAAGCGCACCTTGGCCGGGCGCGTAGGAGTAACCGAGCGCTCGATTTCGGCCTATGAAAGCGGTGCTACTCAGCCTGAGAAGGAAACGGTAAGTAAGATTGCGCAAGCTCTCGCGTTTCCGGAGGCCTTCTTTTTTGCTGATGACGTCAACGAACTTGCCCCCGACGTTGCAAGTTTCCGGGCGATGACGAAGATGACCGCGGCGCAGCGCGACATGGCACTTAGCTCTGGTGCCATCGCGCTAATGCTGAATGACTGGCTTGAGGAGCGCTTCTCATTGCCTTTGCCGGACGTTCCGGACCTTGGTAGGCCTGCGGCAGCAAGAGGTCACTCTGACGAGTACTCGGTACGCTCGTCCGAAGGAGACGACTTTCCCGCCTTGGGCCAAGAGCATGACCCGGAGGCATGCGCCGAAGCCTTACGGAAGTACTGGGGGATGGGCGAACTGCCAATTAAGAACATAATAACGCTGCTAGAAGCGCATGGAGTCCGTGTCTACTCCTTGGCCATCGATGCTCGGGAGGTCGATGCGTTTTCGATGTGGTACGACGGCAAGCCGTTTGTCTTCTTGAATACGAACAAGACCGCTGAGCGGTGCCGGTTCGACGCTGCCCATGAACTTGGTCACCTGGTCATGCATCGGCATGGGGCACCCCACGGGCAGGAGGCGGAGCGAGAGGCAAATGCTTTCGCATCGGCGTTCTTGATGCCAAGGCGGAGCGTGTTAGCGAATGCGCCACGCTCGGCCACTCTGCCCAGCTTGATCGGCCACAAGAAGTACTGGACAGTCTCTGCTGCGGCGCTGAACTACCGTCTTCACGCCCTTGGGCTCACAACGGCCTGGACCTACCGAACGCTCTGCATTCAGCTATCAGAGTTCGGCAGGACTCAGGAACCAGACGGGGCACCGTTCGAGGCATCCCAGGTGCTTAGCAAGGTGTTTGCCGCCCTGCGTGAAGATGGCGTTACCAAGTTTGACGTTGCGAAGGCGATCAACGTCACACCCGAAGAAATCAACGAGCTAACCTTCGGGCTGATGATCAACGTCCTTCAAGGTGGCAAACACGAGGGAGCCGCCTCTCAACCGAGTAAGGCGAAGCTGCGGCTAGTTCAATAG
- a CDS encoding phospholipase D-like domain-containing anti-phage protein — protein MSIRRFSSRTHRLDASFLMKHLAGAKSYKRIAGYFTSSLFEVAGEALEQIPEVKIVCNVDIHPDDLKVAQLRESKMLGRWNERGLEAEALLNRERYRRLDAFLQKHGPAVRVAPDDICGFVHGKAGVITLADGLRLGFIGSMNETRSGWQHHYEILWEDESQDGVDWIEKEFDFLWNAAKPLPQAVIREVHRRGYRREIEFVEIEDDESLAPAALIESPLYREGQQLQPWQQGFLTECLRHQRLYGTVRLLLADEVGLGKTLSLATAALTLCLLSDKDNGPRRPVVIFAPATLTEQWQTEMLDKLGIPTARWDTVGKVWLDTDERILSPAGREQIAHCPLRIGIVSTGLMMRDSLEKQHLLGMRFGVVILDEAHKARTRQGFGKEAGTPNELLAFMCEISARADHVLLGTATPIQTNPADLWDLLGILHQGSGRFVLGHDLAPWHRPDDVLDILAGREDVLTLAHAWELLRSPLPRMESTSEPRARRLFSAIRQDLGLHSGEWQTNRSLADLTEETREILEEELERRIAGATLFQRENPLVRHVVLRKRQQLEETKDKDGKPLLTPVGVDVHPERQRATEQRAFDMLFEGKALRTSEDFRQAYGEARAFGKALAKRGKGSGFMKNLMEQRICSSIHAGLATARRLLQGEAVHEEDEEKEADLKIETGEEREVLQRLIARLERLDADPKMEAVTHFLDKEKWLGLGVIIFSQYYDTAKWLADSLAARYPEEAVGLYAGAGRSRLYQRGDSVTVERETLKRMVAEHQIRVMVATDAACEGLNLQTLGTLINVDLPWNPTRLEQRIGRIKRFGQRRETVDMLNLVFEQTVDEKIYERLSERMRNRYDLFGSLPDTIKDEWIEDIETLGERLDEYINAQKTATGFDLRYTGTMIPPEKDWREFTEVLSRRDLATLMSSAWG, from the coding sequence GGACATCCACCCGGACGATTTGAAGGTGGCGCAACTGCGCGAGAGCAAAATGCTGGGCCGCTGGAACGAACGCGGCCTGGAAGCCGAGGCGCTGCTGAACCGCGAACGCTACCGGCGTCTGGATGCCTTCCTCCAGAAGCACGGGCCAGCGGTGCGTGTCGCGCCTGATGACATCTGCGGCTTCGTGCATGGCAAGGCGGGCGTGATCACGCTGGCTGATGGCCTCAGGTTGGGCTTCATCGGCTCGATGAACGAAACGCGCAGCGGCTGGCAGCACCATTACGAAATCCTGTGGGAGGACGAATCGCAGGATGGTGTGGATTGGATCGAGAAGGAATTCGACTTCCTCTGGAACGCCGCCAAGCCGCTGCCGCAGGCCGTCATCCGCGAAGTGCATCGGCGCGGCTACCGGCGCGAGATCGAGTTCGTCGAGATCGAGGACGACGAGAGCCTTGCGCCCGCGGCGCTGATCGAGTCGCCGCTGTACCGCGAGGGGCAGCAGCTTCAACCGTGGCAGCAAGGCTTTCTGACCGAGTGCCTGCGGCACCAGCGCCTGTACGGCACGGTGCGCCTGCTGCTGGCCGACGAGGTGGGCTTGGGCAAGACGCTTTCGCTTGCGACTGCCGCGCTGACACTGTGCCTGCTGTCCGACAAGGACAATGGCCCGCGCCGCCCGGTGGTGATCTTCGCCCCTGCCACACTGACCGAGCAATGGCAGACCGAGATGCTGGACAAGCTGGGCATCCCGACCGCGCGTTGGGATACCGTGGGGAAAGTCTGGCTGGACACGGATGAGCGCATCCTGTCGCCTGCGGGGCGCGAGCAGATCGCCCATTGCCCGCTGCGGATCGGCATCGTCTCCACCGGCTTGATGATGCGCGACTCGCTGGAAAAGCAGCATTTGCTGGGCATGCGCTTCGGCGTTGTCATTCTGGACGAAGCCCACAAGGCCAGAACGCGCCAGGGCTTCGGCAAGGAGGCCGGAACACCCAACGAGCTGCTGGCCTTCATGTGCGAGATATCGGCACGCGCCGACCATGTTCTGCTGGGCACGGCCACGCCCATCCAGACCAATCCCGCCGATTTGTGGGATTTGCTGGGCATCCTGCATCAAGGTTCTGGGCGCTTCGTGCTGGGCCATGATCTCGCCCCGTGGCACCGGCCTGACGACGTGCTCGACATCCTCGCGGGGCGTGAGGATGTGCTGACCCTCGCTCATGCTTGGGAACTGCTGCGCTCGCCACTGCCACGAATGGAATCGACCAGTGAGCCGCGCGCCCGGCGCTTGTTCTCCGCCATCCGGCAAGACCTGGGTTTGCACAGCGGCGAATGGCAGACCAACCGCTCGCTTGCCGACCTGACGGAGGAAACACGGGAGATCCTGGAGGAGGAACTGGAGCGCCGTATTGCCGGAGCCACCCTTTTCCAGCGCGAAAACCCGTTGGTGCGCCACGTCGTGCTGCGCAAGCGCCAGCAGCTCGAAGAGACGAAGGACAAAGACGGCAAGCCCTTGTTGACTCCTGTGGGCGTCGATGTTCATCCCGAACGTCAGCGGGCTACCGAGCAACGCGCCTTCGACATGTTGTTCGAAGGCAAGGCGTTGCGCACCTCGGAGGATTTCCGACAGGCGTATGGAGAGGCACGGGCCTTCGGCAAGGCGCTGGCCAAGCGCGGCAAGGGCAGCGGCTTCATGAAGAACCTGATGGAGCAGCGCATCTGCTCCAGCATCCATGCAGGCTTGGCGACGGCGCGGCGCTTGCTGCAGGGCGAGGCCGTGCACGAGGAAGATGAAGAGAAAGAAGCCGACCTCAAGATCGAGACGGGCGAAGAGCGCGAGGTACTGCAACGCCTGATCGCCCGGCTCGAACGGCTGGACGCCGATCCGAAGATGGAAGCCGTCACCCACTTCCTCGACAAGGAGAAGTGGCTAGGCTTGGGCGTCATCATCTTCAGCCAGTACTACGACACGGCGAAGTGGCTGGCCGATTCGCTGGCGGCCCGCTATCCGGAAGAAGCGGTCGGCCTGTACGCGGGCGCGGGCCGCAGCCGCCTGTATCAACGTGGCGACAGCGTGACCGTCGAACGCGAGACGCTCAAGCGTATGGTTGCCGAGCACCAGATTCGTGTCATGGTGGCGACCGACGCCGCTTGCGAGGGCTTGAACCTACAAACCCTCGGCACACTGATCAACGTCGATCTGCCGTGGAACCCCACGCGGCTCGAACAGCGCATCGGCCGTATCAAACGCTTCGGGCAGCGACGTGAAACCGTGGACATGCTGAATCTCGTCTTCGAGCAGACGGTGGACGAGAAGATCTACGAGCGCCTGTCCGAACGCATGAGGAACCGCTACGACCTCTTCGGTTCGCTGCCGGACACCATCAAGGACGAGTGGATCGAGGACATCGAAACGCTCGGCGAACGGCTGGACGAATACATCAACGCCCAGAAGACCGCGACGGGCTTCGACCTGCGCTACACCGGCACGATGATTCCGCCGGAGAAGGACTGGCGCGAATTTACAGAGGTGTTGTCGCGGCGCGATCTCGCAACGCTAATGAGTTCAGCATGGGGATAA
- the mobH gene encoding MobH family relaxase: MLPVDELLAGEADLIARIKLCYGADRDGFERDILALVRRYAACVHLLPATADNYFSTPGGLLRLGLETAFFSLQGTDAHIFSGRMSISARRQLEPRWRHATFIAGLCSELHRLMSHVIVTDAAGETWPAFLQPLTDWLDSRGSDRYFLRWRPQAVEARGLGLFALPHVVPPAVMADLAEGNAVIVPHLLASIGGIPVYRDHNILDELVRRSLALVIDRNLIASADRYGSPQYGSHLERYLVDALRRLTRSNSAWLPNRDKSRLWFGQDGLFLIWPGGAEDIHQLLEADQLAGIPKAPETVLELLLAAGVFEAATAGRSTWSIQPPGAKAPLEAVKLSAPAILLAGIDPPPVALPQALEFKPERAPAQPAPQAPGPEPASVIPVKSGTQLSLIPPPEPPAGSKASAAVEKTPDPSPPEPVSEPPPAIFALQAPMRLNPVVRDALAEAIRTLNDGMGPPAVCTIAQGVFVPLVEFERRGIQPSLAMRALTETKLLVRPNRDGPPTLSRDFNGNPAVGLVLDPGCVRGLDPAGFVAPPVEAG, from the coding sequence GTGCTGCCCGTCGACGAGTTGCTGGCCGGCGAAGCAGACCTGATCGCGCGCATCAAGCTCTGCTACGGCGCCGACCGGGACGGCTTCGAGCGCGACATCTTGGCGCTGGTGCGCCGCTACGCCGCCTGCGTGCACCTCCTGCCGGCGACCGCCGACAACTACTTCAGCACACCCGGCGGGCTCTTGCGGCTCGGCCTGGAGACGGCCTTCTTCAGCCTGCAAGGCACCGACGCGCACATCTTTTCGGGGCGGATGAGCATCTCGGCACGCCGGCAACTCGAGCCGCGCTGGCGCCACGCAACCTTCATCGCTGGCCTGTGCAGCGAATTGCACCGCCTGATGAGCCATGTCATCGTCACCGATGCCGCCGGCGAGACCTGGCCGGCCTTCCTGCAACCGCTGACGGACTGGTTGGACTCGCGCGGCAGCGACCGCTATTTCCTGCGCTGGCGGCCCCAGGCCGTCGAAGCGCGCGGCCTGGGACTCTTCGCCCTGCCCCATGTGGTGCCGCCCGCGGTGATGGCCGACCTCGCCGAGGGCAATGCGGTCATCGTGCCCCACCTGCTGGCCAGCATCGGCGGCATCCCGGTCTATCGCGACCACAACATCCTCGACGAGCTCGTGCGCCGCTCGCTGGCGCTCGTCATCGACCGCAATCTGATCGCCAGCGCCGACCGCTACGGTTCGCCGCAATATGGTTCCCACCTCGAACGCTACCTGGTCGATGCCCTGCGGCGGCTCACCCGCAGCAACTCCGCGTGGCTGCCCAATCGCGATAAATCGCGCCTGTGGTTCGGGCAGGATGGACTGTTCCTGATCTGGCCCGGCGGCGCCGAGGATATCCACCAGTTGCTCGAGGCCGACCAACTGGCCGGCATTCCCAAAGCGCCCGAGACCGTGCTGGAACTGCTGCTGGCCGCGGGCGTGTTCGAGGCGGCGACGGCAGGCCGCTCGACCTGGTCGATCCAGCCGCCCGGTGCCAAGGCCCCGCTCGAAGCCGTCAAGCTCTCGGCCCCGGCGATTCTGCTCGCGGGAATCGATCCGCCACCGGTAGCCCTACCTCAGGCGCTGGAATTCAAACCGGAGCGTGCGCCCGCCCAACCTGCGCCGCAAGCGCCCGGGCCCGAGCCTGCGTCGGTGATTCCCGTCAAGAGCGGCACCCAGCTATCGCTGATACCGCCGCCCGAGCCGCCCGCCGGCAGCAAAGCCAGTGCAGCGGTTGAAAAAACGCCCGACCCATCCCCGCCGGAGCCAGTCTCGGAGCCGCCCCCCGCCATCTTCGCCCTGCAAGCCCCGATGCGTCTGAATCCGGTCGTGCGCGACGCCCTGGCCGAGGCCATCCGCACGCTCAACGATGGCATGGGGCCGCCCGCCGTGTGCACCATCGCCCAAGGGGTGTTCGTGCCCTTGGTCGAATTCGAGCGACGCGGAATCCAGCCGTCGCTCGCTATGCGAGCGCTCACCGAAACCAAGCTGTTGGTCAGGCCAAACCGGGACGGGCCGCCGACCCTGTCGCGCGATTTCAACGGCAATCCCGCCGTTGGCCTTGTGCTCGACCCGGGCTGCGTGCGCGGCCTCGATCCGGCGGGCTTTGTCGCGCCACCGGTGGAAGCAGGCTGA
- the traD gene encoding conjugative transfer system coupling protein TraD (Members of this protein family are the putative conjugative coupling factor, TraD, as the term is used for the SXT and TOL plasmid systems.) — protein sequence MLVRRYEMPWRRAYEVYAGIAWWLALVYFVGVGVTGALPRQLALPLALVCFAMGVLRVAQALRMLVLRASLGGRGIEVIGTDDLARWCKDPASVFLGFGFEWRPVHSQRLYELAKIDYREFAVSPRLLRLLGYNAKPQPDAEIGLPYIHGVEPKEGPLHRPLQNFEGGTLLVGTTQSGKGVALANLVTQAIRRGDVVIVIDPKNSRRLKRVVERACADYREPDTFLEFHPAFPERGVRLDFTFNWQKPTEIASRIQSIMPPDTAGAFSAFGWDAVNVVVQGLVEIEERPNLVKLTKYIEGGIEPVLESSLRRYYDQTLGAGWRELPEMKKLLHDAQRGNLKRPSEAASADLMAFVAYYEHHIAQNQRNKVIDAQVRTFRHNREHYQKITANLLPILSMLTSGDLGKSLSPDPFDADDRRPIMNFEKIERAGHVLYMCLDSLPDPSVASAIGALALADQAARAGMRYNLGSYRRIALFVDEVSNVINQPLIEILNKGAEGGIFTTCAMQTLADLAKRLGSEDAARMALGNLNNLIALRTKDRPTQDFVVETFGKTAIHTVRVGLSHGSDAHLGDFSSSYSTQLTESFEEMVPADVLGKLPNLQYFASVSGGRIIKGRFPILNPDANPRGTTGKAPW from the coding sequence ATGCTGGTACGCCGCTACGAAATGCCCTGGCGCCGGGCCTACGAGGTCTATGCCGGTATCGCCTGGTGGCTGGCGCTGGTCTATTTCGTCGGCGTCGGCGTGACCGGCGCCCTCCCCCGGCAATTGGCCCTGCCGCTGGCGCTCGTCTGCTTCGCCATGGGCGTACTGCGGGTGGCCCAGGCGCTGCGTATGCTGGTCCTGCGGGCGTCGCTGGGCGGGCGCGGTATCGAGGTCATCGGTACCGACGACCTGGCCCGCTGGTGCAAGGATCCGGCCTCGGTGTTCCTGGGCTTCGGCTTCGAATGGCGGCCCGTGCATTCGCAACGGCTCTACGAGCTCGCCAAGATCGACTACCGGGAATTCGCGGTGTCACCGCGCCTGCTGCGGCTGCTCGGCTACAACGCCAAGCCTCAGCCGGACGCCGAGATCGGTCTGCCCTACATCCACGGGGTCGAACCGAAAGAAGGCCCCCTGCACCGGCCGCTGCAGAATTTCGAGGGCGGCACCCTGCTGGTCGGTACCACCCAGTCCGGCAAGGGTGTGGCGCTCGCCAACCTGGTCACCCAAGCGATCCGGCGCGGCGACGTGGTGATCGTCATCGACCCGAAGAACAGCCGGCGGCTCAAACGCGTCGTGGAGCGGGCCTGCGCCGACTACCGCGAGCCGGACACCTTCCTGGAGTTCCACCCGGCCTTTCCGGAGCGGGGCGTGCGCCTGGACTTCACCTTCAACTGGCAGAAGCCCACCGAGATCGCTTCGCGCATCCAGTCGATCATGCCGCCGGACACCGCCGGCGCCTTCTCGGCCTTCGGCTGGGATGCGGTCAACGTCGTGGTGCAGGGCCTGGTCGAGATCGAAGAGCGGCCGAATCTGGTCAAGCTCACCAAGTACATCGAGGGCGGCATCGAGCCGGTTCTGGAAAGCTCGCTGCGCCGCTACTACGACCAGACCCTCGGTGCCGGCTGGCGGGAACTGCCCGAGATGAAGAAGCTGCTCCACGACGCCCAGCGCGGCAACCTCAAGCGCCCTTCGGAGGCGGCCAGCGCCGACCTCATGGCCTTCGTCGCCTACTACGAGCACCACATCGCCCAGAACCAGCGCAACAAGGTAATCGACGCCCAGGTGCGGACCTTCCGGCACAACCGGGAGCACTATCAGAAGATCACCGCCAACCTGCTCCCCATCCTGTCGATGCTGACCTCGGGTGATCTGGGGAAGAGCCTCTCGCCCGACCCGTTCGATGCAGACGACAGGCGGCCCATCATGAACTTCGAGAAGATCGAGCGGGCCGGTCATGTGCTCTACATGTGCCTGGACTCCCTGCCCGACCCGTCCGTCGCCTCGGCGATCGGCGCCCTGGCGCTGGCCGACCAGGCGGCACGGGCCGGAATGCGCTACAACCTGGGCAGCTACCGGCGCATCGCGCTCTTCGTCGACGAGGTCTCGAACGTCATCAACCAGCCGCTGATCGAGATCCTCAACAAGGGTGCCGAGGGCGGCATCTTCACCACCTGCGCCATGCAGACCCTGGCGGACCTGGCCAAGCGGCTGGGCAGCGAAGATGCTGCGCGCATGGCGCTGGGCAACCTCAACAACCTGATCGCCCTGCGCACCAAGGACCGGCCGACCCAGGACTTCGTGGTCGAGACCTTCGGCAAGACGGCGATCCACACCGTGCGCGTAGGCTTGAGCCACGGCTCGGACGCCCACCTCGGCGACTTCTCGTCGAGCTATTCCACCCAGCTCACCGAAAGCTTCGAGGAGATGGTGCCAGCCGACGTACTGGGGAAGCTGCCCAACCTCCAGTACTTCGCCTCGGTGTCCGGCGGCCGGATCATCAAGGGGCGGTTTCCGATCCTCAATCCCGACGCGAACCCGCGCGGTACGACGGGGAAGGCGCCATGGTAA
- a CDS encoding FlhC family transcriptional regulator — translation MPTRGDRHLRAIQLAKQLAALGARLKTIHLITGIPPRQVQALFFPDPRSIPRGRAPDSAEWYHGANLILRADACLIGAKYRQLRVQGLTAGDALVLAYRAYQSTTQPPHRISLDRAFNLVSYIDGIWLATAPTLSVLPCPSCGCEFIAAVGTMAHGDACPFCKLLERFHLDHRIQASYPARATRDMTERQLGMLALFHLLSPGSDTPAE, via the coding sequence ATGCCGACGCGCGGCGACCGGCACCTGCGCGCCATCCAACTGGCGAAGCAGTTGGCGGCGCTCGGCGCACGGCTGAAGACTATCCACCTCATCACCGGCATCCCGCCGCGTCAGGTGCAGGCTCTCTTCTTCCCCGATCCCCGAAGCATCCCACGTGGACGCGCCCCCGATTCGGCCGAGTGGTACCACGGAGCCAACCTCATTCTGCGTGCCGATGCCTGCCTCATCGGCGCCAAGTATCGTCAGTTGCGCGTCCAGGGGCTCACCGCCGGCGACGCCCTGGTTCTCGCCTACCGCGCCTACCAATCCACCACTCAGCCGCCTCATCGCATCAGCCTGGATCGCGCCTTCAACCTCGTCTCTTATATCGACGGCATCTGGCTGGCCACCGCACCCACGTTGTCCGTGCTCCCCTGCCCGAGTTGCGGCTGCGAGTTCATTGCCGCCGTCGGCACCATGGCACACGGCGACGCTTGCCCCTTCTGCAAGCTCCTGGAACGCTTTCACCTGGACCATCGCATCCAGGCCTCCTACCCGGCCCGCGCCACCCGCGACATGACGGAGCGCCAACTGGGCATGCTGGCCCTCTTTCACCTGCTGAGCCCCGGGAGCGATACCCCCGCCGAATAG